GCAATAGTTTTGGTGTCCTTGTTATTTGCGGAATGGCTTCTGCAAATCAAGGAACAGTATTAAGGAGGCGGGATGACAAACTTTGTTATTCATTTTAATAATAGCCCGTGGTTGTTCCTGCTTCTGATACCCGCGTTTTTCCTTGCGTTGTTCCCGTACTTCCGCTTGGCTAAGCGTTACAGGCGCACGCGCAACCGCATTACTTCTATTGTATTGCACTGTATAGTAATGGTACTTTGCACCGTCGTGCTCGTCGGTGTATGGTTCTCGTACGATGTTCCCAACGCCGAAAACGAGGTGATCATTCTCGTCGACGCATCGCATAGCGGACGGGAAGCGGACGTCGACAGGGACGATTTTGTACGCGATCTAATCGCGCAGAGCAACGGCGACTTTAAGCTTGGTGTTGTCACGTTCGGATACAATCAGGTTTACGCGGTACCGCTATCCGCAAATATAACTCATGCGTACGATACCTATTTGAACGCCGAGAAGCCCGATGATAGCGCGAGCGATATAGCTGCGGCACTCAGCTATGCGGGCAGTCTTTTCGAAAAACCCGAAACGGCTAAAATAGTGCTTTTGTCAGACGGATTGGAAACGGACGGCAACGCGATCACCGCCGTAAAGCTCCTCGCCGCACAGGGCATAAAGGTCGATACCGCCGTATTCTCGGGCGAACATTCGAATAGTGAAGTTCAGCTTATGGGCGTAACGCTTCCCGACTATAACATAGTAGCGGGCGATCTCTTTACGCTCGGTTTGTCCATTCAAAGCTCCTACCGCGGAACTGCGGTGGTCACGCTTAAAGACTCTATTCTCGACGAGGAAAGCGGCGAGTTCGTCGACGCGGGATCCTCCGAAACGGAAGTAAACCTTACTAACAGAACCTTGCAAGAAATTTCGATCGAGTATTCGTTCGAGAAAGCCGGTATGCACAGGCTGTATTTCTCGATAGCTAGCAGCGGTGATACACTCACTCAAAACAACGGTTACTACACATATATCGATTTGCAGGTGTACGACAATATCCTTATAATCGAGCGTTACGACAAGGAAGCGGAACGGCTTCAAACGCTTCTCAAAACGCGCTTTGAAAACGTGGACGTTTTAACGATAACCGACGAGGAAAGCTTGCCGAAGAACGTTAACGATCTCCGCGAGTACGATCAAGTAATACTCATGAACATAGCTAACGAGGATATGCCGCTCGGCTTCGATCAAATTTTATACAGCTACGTTCACGATTTCGGCGGCGGTATGCTCACCGTCGGCGGTAATAAGCAGGGCACTGACACGCCCAACGCTTACGACAGAAGCGACATGATAGGCACCGTTTATCAGGATATGCTACCCGTGGAAGCGATCAACTACACTCCGCCGCTGGGCGTGGTTATAATAATCGACCGTTCGGGAAGTATGTCGAGCGTGGACGACTCGACGGGTAAAACCATTTTGGAGCTTGCCAAAGAGGGCGCCAAGTCGTGCTTGAACGCGCTTACCGAACGCGACTATTGCAGTGTCATGACGCTCGAAGACGAAGGTCAAGAGAAGCTCACCCTGACTCCGCTCACTCAGTACCACAAGATAGTCGCCGCTATCGATAATATCGAAAATACGGGTGGCGGCACTAATTACACCAATTCGATAAAGCAGGCGGGCAGAATGCTTCGCGCGGTGGACGTCGAGCGTAGGCATATCATACTTGTGTCCGACGGTCAGCCGACCGATGACAACGAATTATATCAGACTGCGGTCGAGAATAATTTCAATAACGATAAAAAGGTTACTTTCTCGTGCGTAGTAGTAGGTAACTCGCCTTCGAAGGCGCACGAGATAGAGGTTGCGTGTCAAATGGGCGGCGGTGAGTATTACCGCGTGACCGACGGTACGCAGCTCACCCGTTTTATGCGCGAGGACTTGAACCGCAGCGAGATAAAGGACGTTATAATCCCCGATGGCGGAATTACGCCCGTTATAGGCGAACATAACTCGGTAGTAAGCGGCGTATTGAAACTGCTTGCAGAAGAGGGTAACGTCATGCCTAATCTTTACGGCTACTACGGCACCAAGCTTAGGTCGGGTCTAACTGCAATCTTGATGGGCGAGTTTGTACCCATCTATGCGCAGTGGAAATACGGCGCGGGCATGGTCGGCAGCTTTATGTGCGATTTAAGCGGCGTATGGTCGGACGAGTTTATGAACAGTAATGTTGGGCAGGAGTTCATATTCGGTGCAATCAACGCATTGTTCCCCACCGACGATATTCGTCCGAACGATATCGACGTTACGCTTAACGAGCTTAACTATTCAACTCAGGTCAATATTTATACTAATCTCGACAACGGTCAAACTCTCGATGTGGAGATAACAGCGCCTATAGCTGACGACGAGGAAAGCGCACCCGTCAAGAAAATGCACTTAACGGCGGTGGATAATTACAGCCGTATAACGTTTACCAACGAGCGTTCCGGACTTCAT
The DNA window shown above is from Clostridiales bacterium and carries:
- a CDS encoding VWA domain-containing protein; translated protein: MTNFVIHFNNSPWLFLLLIPAFFLALFPYFRLAKRYRRTRNRITSIVLHCIVMVLCTVVLVGVWFSYDVPNAENEVIILVDASHSGREADVDRDDFVRDLIAQSNGDFKLGVVTFGYNQVYAVPLSANITHAYDTYLNAEKPDDSASDIAAALSYAGSLFEKPETAKIVLLSDGLETDGNAITAVKLLAAQGIKVDTAVFSGEHSNSEVQLMGVTLPDYNIVAGDLFTLGLSIQSSYRGTAVVTLKDSILDEESGEFVDAGSSETEVNLTNRTLQEISIEYSFEKAGMHRLYFSIASSGDTLTQNNGYYTYIDLQVYDNILIIERYDKEAERLQTLLKTRFENVDVLTITDEESLPKNVNDLREYDQVILMNIANEDMPLGFDQILYSYVHDFGGGMLTVGGNKQGTDTPNAYDRSDMIGTVYQDMLPVEAINYTPPLGVVIIIDRSGSMSSVDDSTGKTILELAKEGAKSCLNALTERDYCSVMTLEDEGQEKLTLTPLTQYHKIVAAIDNIENTGGGTNYTNSIKQAGRMLRAVDVERRHIILVSDGQPTDDNELYQTAVENNFNNDKKVTFSCVVVGNSPSKAHEIEVACQMGGGEYYRVTDGTQLTRFMREDLNRSEIKDVIIPDGGITPVIGEHNSVVSGVLKLLAEEGNVMPNLYGYYGTKLRSGLTAILMGEFVPIYAQWKYGAGMVGSFMCDLSGVWSDEFMNSNVGQEFIFGAINALFPTDDIRPNDIDVTLNELNYSTQVNIYTNLDNGQTLDVEITAPIADDEESAPVKKMHLTAVDNYSRITFTNERSGLHKLTIIKRDADGNILGEYSTYRAFSYSAEYDEFVDAADGEDLMARLAQSGRGAVVDEAVSVFEGIEKTTHKTYDPRIPLIIIAIILFLLDIAVRKFKFKWPHELIREYKEKKEKSSADKR